The following proteins are encoded in a genomic region of Zea mays cultivar B73 chromosome 9, Zm-B73-REFERENCE-NAM-5.0, whole genome shotgun sequence:
- the LOC100276881 gene encoding uncharacterized protein LOC100276881 — protein MVEKARTMARRLEIPQWKADGLPSPTSPLDRASASPRGWRHRDAVGGGVGLGILAALEAEGPPQPAPRVSIPRRAARLEVSELGCSGRCATSLCGGVGPAPARPGGGAAFRVAEFLSCCDMCRRALDGRDIFMYRGEKAFCSMECRYHAMVSDEFQQEKERKRRAAVSRTSAAEMAGSPCSGGGGGGQIFFTTGIVAA, from the coding sequence ATGGTGGAGAAGGCGAGGACCATGGCGCGCAGGCTGGAGATCCCCCAGTGGAAGGCCGACGGCCTGCCGTCGCCGACGAGCCCGCTGGACCGCGCGTCGGCGTCGCCCCGTGGGTGGCGCCACCGCGACGCCGTAGGAGGAGGCGTGGGGCTCGGGATCCTGGCGGCGCTCGAGGCCGAGGGCCCGCCGCAGCCCGCGCCGAGGGTGTCCATCCCGCGGCGCGCGGCGCGGCTGGAGGTGTCGGAGCTCGGGTGCAGCGGGCGCTGCGCCACCAGCCTGTGCGGCGGCGTCGgcccggcccccgcccggcccggcggcggcgcggcgttcCGCGTCGCGGAGTTCCTGTCGTGCTGCGACATGTGCCGGCGGGCGCTGGACGGGAGGGACATCTTCATGTACCGCGGGGAGAAAGCCTTCTGCAGCATGGAGTGCCGGTACCACGCCATGGTGAGCGACGAGTTCCAGCAGGAGAAGGAGCGCAAGCGCCGCGCCGCCGTGTCCCGGACTTCGGCCGCGGAGATGGCCGGGTCGCcgtgcagcggcggcggcggcggcgggcagatCTTCTTCACCACCGGCATCGTCGCCGCCTga
- the LOC100275030 gene encoding uncharacterized protein LOC100275030 encodes MPLQQVINKFIITRRVPASVRMHLLRLRSGHNRDTDQPIPDPYMDQTQRRLDDHGHAPVVSAHAQQAGPDKSRQQEQPPPPPSSLNQTAARLLREATVSRPDGEKPASSDILAFARSVDRVDSPLE; translated from the coding sequence ATGCCGTTACAGCAGGTTATTAATAAGTTTATTATCACTCGCCGCGTCCCAGCTTCTGTGCGCATGCACTTGCTCCGCCTCCGGTCCGGTCACAACCGCGACACCGACCAGCCCATCCCGGATCCATACATGGACCAAACACAGCGGCGGCTCGATGACCACGGCCACGCGCCGGTGGTCAGTGCCCACGCCCAGCAGGCCGGTCCAGACAAGAGCCGGCAGCAggagcagccgccgccgccgccttcttCGTTGAACCAGACGGCGGCGAGGCTCCTGCGCGAGGCCACCGTCTCCCGCCCGGACGGCGAGAAGCCGGCGTCCTCGGACATCCTGGCCTTCGCGCGCTCCGTCGACCGCGTGGACTCGCCTCTCGAGTAG